Genomic window (Shewanella psychropiezotolerans):
TACCCCCGAGGGGTTATTGTCATGAGCTCATTAAACCATTAAATATTGATTAGAGTGTTTAACAAGTGTTCTGTTTGTACTGAACTTGTGTAATGGGAAGTCATAAAAAAGTTTACTGATAAAAACGATTAAAATTAAATTGGGACTCAATATGTTTAAACAATCCAGACGTGATCTATTAAAATCTGCTGCCGTGATTACTGGCGGTTCCACCCTATTTGCCTCTGGCTTATCTTCCTTGGTTATTTCCGGGAGTGCTCAAGCCGCAGAGCCATTATCAGATATAGAAAAATCACCTAAAAGTGACGGATTTACCATTCCCGGTGAGTTTGAAAAGCAAAAGGCTGTTTGGCTTGGTTGGCCTACATTTCAATGGTATACCGATCCCAAACTCGACACTAAATTTGCCATTGCGAATATCATTCAGGCGCTGGTACAGGAAAGCGTTACCGTTCAGCTTATGTGTACAGATTTAGCGGGTGAACAGGTCATTAAAGCTTGGTTCAAAGAGCAAGGTTATGAGATTGGCACGAACCGCTTCCTCAACTATGTTTATGTCAATCCGGTGGATATCTGGCAGCGTGACTTTGGCCCAGTTTTCTTGAAAAATCGTAAAACCGGCAAGACGGCCATATCAAGTTTTACTCAGAATCAATGGGGCTATTCGACGACGGACGATGCAACGTCCGTCGCTATGAGCAAACTTCCTTTCGAAGTATCAAAACTGAAAGAGTTCTCGACCAATGAATATTATCAGACATCTCTGGTGAGTGAAGGGGGTGACAGAATACCCAACGGCAAGGGGACGCTTATTGTCTGCAGAGACGTGGAATTTGATCGCAACCCCAACTTATCTGAAGATGAAATTACGGCTAAATTAGAGAGTGCGTTAGGTGTGACTAATGTGATTTGGCTCAATTCCGGGGTTTATGAAGATCCGTTAGCCTTCTGGGGGCCGTTACCCTATGCGGTATCTGCAACTGAAACCCTCTTCTTGTATGGCCCGCAAACAGTGGGTGGGCATACGGACGAATGTGCAAGATTTGCTAACGCAACTGATATTATTCTGACCATGCCTACAGCCGAAGAAGCGGCCAGCGATCCTATTCATGGTGTTAATTATGCAAGGCTTCAGCATGCGCATCGCACCTTGTCTGCAGCGAAAGATCAGGACGGAAATCCATTTAATATTATTGAGCTTCCCGTACCGGATCTCGAGTATATTGAAGTACAACCTGATCAAGATATGTATAAGTATTTGGAGTCATATACTTATCCCTCACATGCGGTGGCATTTCCGAAGGGGAAGCCAATCCAGGTGGTGAAAGCGGCAAGCTATGCTAACTACTTGGTTACCAATAATACGATCATAGCGCCGAGTTATAACAGCCCGAAGAAAGATGCCGAAGCCAAGAAGGTACTCAGCCTTGCTTACCCGAAACATAAAGTCATTCAGATAGATGCTGATGCATTAAATTATGCAGGAGGGGGATACACTGTGTCACCCAGCATCAACCAGCTTAGGCATTTAGTTTGTTAGGGGCTGATGTAAGTTAGTGACTCATCAAATGGGTGAGTCATTTAGCTGAATTGATTAACTTACCTGTTCTATCTTTAAAATGCAGGGGGTTTTCAACTTATGGCTCTTTTCATTAAAAATGTAATCATGTTCAAACCAATATATGTACATGCGTAACTTGCTGTTCTCTTCTATGCTGTTAGAACTAAAGAATTTTCGATAGCATCTGGAGCTGTACATATAGCCTGAATGATACAGTTTAATCATTCTGTCGCTTAGTCTGATCTCACGATAATCTATGCTATCGCTGGCTATGTCTGTAAATCTATACTCTCCATGGTGAAATAAACCATTAACTATTTCGATGTTTTTTGGATTTGCTAACATGC
Coding sequences:
- a CDS encoding agmatine deiminase family protein, with the translated sequence MFKQSRRDLLKSAAVITGGSTLFASGLSSLVISGSAQAAEPLSDIEKSPKSDGFTIPGEFEKQKAVWLGWPTFQWYTDPKLDTKFAIANIIQALVQESVTVQLMCTDLAGEQVIKAWFKEQGYEIGTNRFLNYVYVNPVDIWQRDFGPVFLKNRKTGKTAISSFTQNQWGYSTTDDATSVAMSKLPFEVSKLKEFSTNEYYQTSLVSEGGDRIPNGKGTLIVCRDVEFDRNPNLSEDEITAKLESALGVTNVIWLNSGVYEDPLAFWGPLPYAVSATETLFLYGPQTVGGHTDECARFANATDIILTMPTAEEAASDPIHGVNYARLQHAHRTLSAAKDQDGNPFNIIELPVPDLEYIEVQPDQDMYKYLESYTYPSHAVAFPKGKPIQVVKAASYANYLVTNNTIIAPSYNSPKKDAEAKKVLSLAYPKHKVIQIDADALNYAGGGYTVSPSINQLRHLVC